In Candidatus Krumholzibacteriia bacterium, the genomic window GGGGCATCCCACGCCTCCGGCGTCACCGGCCCTGGGGTACACTCCCCAACGTGAACCGGATCTCGACCATCGTCATCACCAAGAACGAAGAGACGAACATCGAGCGCTGCCTGCGCAGCGTGGCGCCTTTCTCCCGCGAGATCATCGTCGTCGATTCGGGCAGCACCGACGGCACCGTCGCCAGCGCCGAGCGCTTCGGGGCGCGGGTGCTGCAACGGCCCTGGCCCGGATTCGGGGCGCAGAAGCAGTTCGCCCTGGAGCAGGCACAGCAAGATTGGGTGTTCTCCATCGACGCCGACGAGGAAGTGTCGCCGTCCCTCTGCCAGGAGATCTGCGCCCTCGATTTCGCCGCCGATGGTTATGAAATGCCCCGCCGCGTCCGTTATCTCGGCCGCTGGATCCGCCATGGCAGCTGGTATCCGGGTTACGTGCTGCGCCTCTTCCGCCGCGAGGTGGGTCGCTTCACCGCCGACCGGGTGCACGAGCGCGTGGTGGTGCAGGGGCGCAAGGAGCGGCTGCGGCACGATCTCCTGCACTACTCGTACCGCGACATCGGCCATCACCTGGGCAAGATCGATGGCCTGACCAGTCTGGCGGCGATGCAGATGCACGAAGCAGGAGCCCGCAGCGTCCTCCCCGGCTTGGTGCTGCGGCCACTGCTGGAGTTCCTGCGCGTCTACCTGCTGCGTCGCGGCTTCCGCGACGGCATCCCTGGACTCGTCGTCGCCGCCCTGCACGGCACTTACGTCTTCCTCCGCTACGCCAAGCTCTACGAACTGCGCCGCCGCGACCCTGGCGAAGCACCGCCGCCGTGAAACCTCAGGCACCTGCGGACGCCAGGCGCGCCCGCGACACCGCCTCGATGCGATCGGCGACGTGCTCCCAGGAGTAGCGCTCCGCCT contains:
- a CDS encoding glycosyltransferase family 2 protein, translated to MNRISTIVITKNEETNIERCLRSVAPFSREIIVVDSGSTDGTVASAERFGARVLQRPWPGFGAQKQFALEQAQQDWVFSIDADEEVSPSLCQEICALDFAADGYEMPRRVRYLGRWIRHGSWYPGYVLRLFRREVGRFTADRVHERVVVQGRKERLRHDLLHYSYRDIGHHLGKIDGLTSLAAMQMHEAGARSVLPGLVLRPLLEFLRVYLLRRGFRDGIPGLVVAALHGTYVFLRYAKLYELRRRDPGEAPPP